A window from Rhineura floridana isolate rRhiFlo1 chromosome 17, rRhiFlo1.hap2, whole genome shotgun sequence encodes these proteins:
- the PDZD9 gene encoding PDZ domain-containing protein 9 codes for MDHRKLSCRRQSSFERRMSMQQRTSERGRSIDRRKSSDRRRSSVRRRSSTRRRSSARIRFSVRRPSFDRRRSSSRRRSSSRRRSSARRLSVRRPSIKRRWSVRRWSHLSSEDAESLSSDSEDYESDWDSDEDDSDMEESEHTLSATMKTNIQMEEEGLGLILIQNGPYLQISSLVEKSAAARDGKLQPGDTLLKIGHANVLGWTLRELRQLLYTTPNGTVLQIQVYRDFMKLPIRWEAAVASIPEIKGAEIAETSSCASEEAWTSSEDSDDDVSGGHIIDEDDITGGGHVVTFGDDIFIKTEVTGAPPNNRTVHADDFHNVRAVPSLSFETSSQPKWISKDWHIFERKTYTFTVGSDIGCDIMIHKDIDEESDIDISTSYLTSSLPYWTMPKGSTEPSLSSSSSTVSDAFWLEHFSYEFE; via the exons ATGGACCATAGAAAGTTATCTTGTAGAAGACAGTCATCTTTTGAGAGAAGGATGTCTATGCAGCAAAGGACATCTGAGAGAGGGAGGTCAATtgacagaaggaagtcatcaGACAGAAGAAGATCATCTGTCAGAAGACGTTCATCCACCAGGAGAAGATCATCCGCCAGAATACGGTTCTCTGTCAGAAGACCTTCATTTGACAGAAGAAGGTCATCCAGCAGAAGAAGATCATCCAGCAGAAGAAGATCATCCGCCAGAAGACTGTCTGTCAGAAGACCATCTATCAAAAGAAGATGGTCTGTGAGAAGATGGTCACATCTATCATCAG AAGATGCAGAAAGCTTGTCGAGTGACTCTGAAGATTATGAGAGCGATTGGGACTCAG ATGAAGATGATTCAGATATGGAGGAATCTGAACATACTTTGAGCGCAACCATGAAGACAAATATCCAAATGGAAGAGGAAGGATTAGGCTTGATACTCATTCAGAACGGGCCCTACCTCCAAATATCGAGCCTAGTGGAGAAAAGTGCAGCAGCAAGAGATGGAAAACTCCAACCAG GTGATACCCTGCTTAAAATTGGACATGCTAATGTCTTAGGATGGACACTGCGAGAACTCAGGCAACTTTTGTACACCACTCCTAATGGGACAGTTCTGCAAATCCAGGTCTACAGGGATTTTATGAAATTACCAATCCGGTGGGAAGCTGCTGTCGCCAGCATTCCTGAAATAAAGGGAGCTGAGATAGCAGA GACATCAAGTTGTGCCAGTGAAGAAGCCTGGACAAGCAGTGAAGACTCCGATGACGATGTCAGTGGTGGTCATATTATTGATGAGGATGACATTACTGGTGGGGGTCATGTCGTTACCTTTGGTGACGATATTTTTATTAAAACTGAAGTCACTGGTGCTCCTCCTAATAACAGAACTGTACATGCAGATGATTTTCATAATGTTAGAGCTGTACCATCGCTTTCTTTTGAAACTTCCAGTCAACCAAAATGGATCTCTAAAGACTGGCACATCTTTGAAAGGAAAACCTACACATTTACTGTGGGTTCAGACATTGGCTGCGACATTATGATTCATAAAGATATTGACGAGGAAAGCGATATTGACATTTCAACTTCGTATTTAACTTCTTCGTTGCCATATTGGACTATGCCAAAAGGTAGCACTGAACCATCATTGTCATCCTCTTCCTCTACTGTGTCGGATGCATTTTGGCTCGAACATTTTTCTTATGAATTCGAGTAA